A part of Haliotis asinina isolate JCU_RB_2024 chromosome 10, JCU_Hal_asi_v2, whole genome shotgun sequence genomic DNA contains:
- the LOC137297945 gene encoding probable cytosolic iron-sulfur protein assembly protein CIAO1 — protein sequence MNCLVEMCALTGHEERVWGLAWNPTGTLLASCSGDKSVRIWGQEGDNWVCKTVLTDAHQRTIRSVAWSPCGNYLASASFDATTCIWSRKEGEFECIATLEGHENEVKCVVWAPTGNLLATCSRDKSVWIWEVTDDEEYECASVLSVHTQDVKHLAWHPTRDILVSCSYDDTIKFLREDNDDWICCSTLESHSSTVWDISFDKSGTRLASCSDDTSVKIWQEYVPGNKEGVATVGRDSTWKCVCTLSGYHARCIYSIDWSHLTGHLATAAGDDAVRVFVEDAGSDVNQPHFSLLTTVHGAHSQDVNCVTWNPKVAGLLASCSDDGSVKLWKLTEQ from the exons ATGAATTGCCTAGTAGAGATGTGTGCCCTTACCGGGCATGAAGAGAGAGTGTGGGGCCTGGCGTGGAACCCCACTGGGACGTTGCTAGCCTCTTGTAGTGGGGACAAGAGTGTTCGCATCTGGGGACAGGAAGGTGACAACTGGGTGTGTAAGACAGTGCTGACCGATGCCCACCAGCGGACAATCCGGTCAGTGGCATGGTCCCCATGCGGCAACTACCTCGCCAGTGCCAGCTTCGATGCAACCACATGCATATGGAGTCGGAAGGAAGGGGAGTTTGAGTGCATTGCCACTCTGGAGGGCCACGAGAATGAGGTGAAGTGTGTGGTGTGGGCGCCCACAGGAAACTTGCTGGCGACATGCAGTCGGGACAAGAGTGTGTGGATCTGGGAAG TGACGGATGATGAGGAATATGAGTGTGCCAGTGTGCTGAGTGTCCACACCCAGGACGTGAAACACCTGGCATGGCACCCCACCAGGGACATCCTCGTCTCCTGCAGCTACGATGACACCATCAAGTTTCTGAGGGAGGACAATGATGATTGGATCTGTTGTTCCACACTGGAGTCCCACAGCTCCACCGTGTGGGACATATCGTTCGACAAATCAGGGACGCGTCTGGCATCATGTAGTGATGACACATCAGTGAAGATCTGGCAGGAGTACGTCCCGGGAAACAAGGAGGGTGTGGCCACTGTGGGGCGTGACTCCAcatggaagtgtgtgtgtaccCTGTCTGGCTACCATGCCAGGTGCATTTATTCCATTGACTGGAGTCATCTGACCGGGCACCTTGCCACAGCTGCTGGTGATGATGCAGTGAGGGTGTTTGTGGAAGATGCAGGGTCTGATGTGAACCAACCACATTTCAGCTTGCTGACTACTGTTCATGGGGCACATTCACAGGATGTCAACTGCGTCACCTGGAACCCTAAGGTGGCAGGACTTTTGGCATCTTGCAGCGATGATGGCTCTGTCAAGCTCTGGAAACTAACCGAACAGTAG
- the LOC137298106 gene encoding ras suppressor protein 1-like — protein MSNKLKKVIEENRDKRDPELDLVDRGIVQLGSDVPGLMQLNHLTRITASHNRIASIPANIADFINLEILNLFNNCLEELPSTLSTMPKLKILNVGMNKLNALPRGFGAFPALEVLDVTYNNLNEHSLPGNFFCLDTLRAMYFGDNDFETLPPEIGRLKNLQILSLRENDLVMLPKEIGDLIRLRELHIQGNRLTVLPPELGNLDLVGMKQVFKAENNPWVTPIADQFQVGVSHVFDYIRSDTYKFLYGRHIAAGAQLPPKTTDKSKKISRVKPK, from the exons ATGTCTAATAAGTTGAAGAAAGTTATAGAGGAAAATCGGGATAAGAGGGATCCTGAGCTTGACCTTGTTGATCGAGGAATCGTTCAGCTGGGTTCTGACGTTCCCGGACTAA TGCAACTGAATCACTTGACCCGTATCACTGCCAGTCACAACAGGATTGCAA GCATTCCTGCAAACATTGCTGACTTCATTAACCTAGAGATACTCAATCTGTTCAACAACTGTTTGGAA GAGCTGCCATCGACACTGAGTACAATGCCAAaacttaaaatattaaatgtagG GATGAACAAACTAAATGCTCTGCCCCGAGGTTTTGGTGCTTTCCCTGCTCTGGAGGTGCTCGATGTAACGTACAACAACCTGAACGAACACAGTCTCCCAGGGAACTTTTTCTGTCTTG ATACACTTAGAGCCATGTACTTCGGGGATAATGACTTTGAAACTTTGCCCCCTGAAATTGGAAGACTTAAGAATTTGCAAATT CTTTCACTGAGGGAGAATGATCTGGTCATGTTGCCGAAAGAAATCGGGGACTTGATTCGGCTTCGCGAGCTGCACATTCAGGGGAACCGACTCACTGTTCTGCCGCCAGAACTGG GCAACCTTGACCTAGTGGGCATGAAGCAGGTGTTCAAGGCTGAAAATAACCCCTGGGTGACCCCCATTGCTGACCAGTTCCAAGTGGGCGTGTCACATGTGTTCGACTACATAAGATCTGATACTTATAAGTT CTTGTATGGCCGCCATATTGCAGCAGGCGCACAACTACCTCCAAAGACAACTGACAAATCCAAGAAAATCAGCCGTGTCAAACCCAAATGA